The region AGTGGCAAAATAGTAACAAAAAGTCCACTTATCGAAATCCCGCTGCTTACTAGACGGTTAACCAAATTCTCCTCCTTTAAGAAAACCACCACAGCTTTGTTCATCCTTGATGCTGAAGAGATGTTTTCATATCCAACTTGTTCTCCAATTGACAATAAAACTTCCTCCACCGCCACACTTGATTCAACCTCACACCTAACTCCGTGACGGAGTGATAGTGGCGCTGGCGCCTCTCCACCCTCCGGCCGAGACGCCATCTCAACGCCGTCAACACTCCTCCCGACGACGCTCCAAACAATCTACCAAACCAATCCAAACTACCACACTGTACTTCCTAGATTATCACTTAGTGATccccaaaagaaaaaacaaaaaaacaaacaaaaaaaaacaaaaaattaacagtaaaaaaaaaaaacattcattcacCCTCTCCACGTGAACACTCTCACAAACACCCAAACACTCCCAGCATGCAccggaagagagagagagagagagagagagagagagaaagagataacCAAGATGTATAGTTTGTAATAAATTTGTAATACATTTCAACAGCAGTGCCTTCATCTTTATTGACAACATTCACTCAGAGAAAACAATTACATTGTTGCAGTACTTTTATTTCTAATTCCTTTCATACACAATATACATACAAACAATACatatgaatatagtaataactttttatatattttagtcaaAACATACATTTGTAGATGTCTGTGTAATAAAAGTAAAGGGGCGTGTCCCAACATTGGTGTGCGAGGAGAGGGGAGGAGACGAGTTTGGGACCGGAGATGCGATCACGAATTTGAGTTGTGTATGAGTAAACGTTGTTAACAATCAAGGTTATACTAACGTTTAATTGACTGTTGCTGTCAAGCAAATGTCAAGACTGGAGTTACAACAGCTGGTATGACTTGTGTTTTCCGCGACTTTCCATGGAGTCGGAGTTCGCCACGGACAGGGAGGCCGTCCTGAGATCGTGAGTGTGCTGCGCCATCAGTCTGGATTGTTACCTAGGAAACCACCTCTCCCATCGACGCCGTTCggaaaaaacataatttaccctGCCATCGGATGACATTGCAGGATTTGACACGAGTAAGATGTTTCCTTGTTCATTCTGAAACCTGCAGATTAAGAGGTAAAAGCAGCTCGGACATTTGAATAAAGGGAGAGATTGAACTGAAACGCTTATTACACATCTGAGCTGTTCTGTGATTGGACTGCATTAGATTTAAGATAACTGAAATACAGAGAAAGCTTTGAGTTTCgaaaaattttcttttaaagaaatacaGAAATGTTAATTTGACTGGGTGAAACTTGTTATGTGATTGTGTTCAAgagatttaatttgatttgaatgTGTTCTGAAATGTTGAAATACTTCCCTTAAGGGAATGTTTATTCTGAACTGGGAAAAGAAGTGGAATTAGCCCCAATTGTGTATACATTGTTTACTTAAAAGAGCCCAGGAGTTGGATCTTTGCAACGGTTgttattattttctttgtttctaTTGGTTTATTCAGTGTCTATTTTCTCtgaatgattttttattatttttatttttttttttatacctgTTTAAGCTGactaaacctttattttttatatgattTCTAGAAATTAAATAGTTGATTCTGAGCCAGTGAAAACTTTGTGAATGTTTTCTGCCTGTTTCTTCTGGTATTTAGGCTTTAAGCATTTGTTGGTTCTGGGGTAGGGGCGTTCCCATCTATGCTGTAGGACATTGTGAGGTTGGGAAGATATTAGGTGGTTCAGGGCGGTCTCACATGTGTTATAAACTCCAGGTTGGGCCCGTGACAGAACATAAAGCCTGGAGCCCTCCTCATTTTAGCCCtaataagaaaaacagaatAGTACGGAGCGTATTGAATTTGGAGGCAAGGACAAAGATCCATTGTCACCATTCATCCAGAGCCACAGGATATATAACCCCTATCAGACGGGCTTAAGTACCCGTTACATCTGCTAGTGCACTAACTAATTGATATATGGCGTTTTCGTAGGTTCATTTCCGGTTGGAGGTTGGGTCCTCCAACTCTTTGCTGTATGGCTCACTTTTGCCTTTGGAAATCTGGAGGAGTTTGCCTTCTTCGCTCTCTCACTCGACAGACCCAAACGGAACTTTAACTCCTGGCTTTTGGTTGTGCATATTATCGGCCTGCTCTACTGGGTCACATTGTATCCCCCGGCAAGCGATATGGCTGAAACAAACAAGGTAAACTCTGAGCCTAGGCTTAACCCGGACTTTGCCCGCACAAGGTTTTCCTCTGCCAAATGTGAGGCTCCGCTCCACGCACGTAATTTGGGCACTGATAAAAACTGCGACTAGCCCCCAACCGAGCTCCGCAACTGCCCGGCTAGCTCTCCCTGCCACCTGTAGATCGTGGTTATTCATGGTTATGACAGCCAATCACGTTCCCGGCTGCAACAAAGAATCGAATGCTATGGCCAATCAGCGCTCGTATCACAACCATGATTCCCCCAGTAACAACCAGGAATCGACCAATCAACGTCGGAGACCTGCATATATGGCTGGAGAAGGTGATGACGTTCATCAATTAACTTCTGAGAAACATTTGCAAAGTAAGTAAGTCTTTTGTCGATAAAAAGCTCAGACTAGCTAATAATTCAggtaattaattcaaaatattattacaaaatattatatatatttttatagattAGCTGACCAAGCAGAATATAAAGTATATACTGTTATAGTTTACTACAGCTTTACCAGCTGCAACATTAAAATGATTCTTACACAGTAATACATCACTAATTATAATCCAATAATATAGTGTACATTATGCTTCTACTTTTAGTACTTTAAGTATGTTTTGATGCTAAACTTAGTTGTTTTAGCTAAGTAAAATTTTGAATGCATGACCTTTACATGTTATAGAGCAGAGGGTTTCAAAGTGGGGAAAATCATTTCAGGGGAGGTTCAGTGAATGGAAGTGAAAAATCTGTCTTCAAAAGGAGATAGAATAGACTAAACTTTCCCTTATCCACTACCCATTACTTACTTGAAAAATCCTCTGTCTCAGGTGGGACAAAAGTTTAGTGgtataatatgtatatagtaTTTAAGGGTATAATAATTATTGAAACAATTTCCTCTTACTCTGGAATGATTCTGAAATGTTAGCTAACATTTTGAGCCTGTTGGAAATATACAGGCAAAGCATTATATAAAATCAACATCATCAAGGGTATCATAAATATAGTAATGTAATATACACAGCTGCATTAACTAATGTGTTACCAAATGTGTTTGTCTGTTTCTCTATAGTCTTTATATcttcacattttaattttgatggaaCCGCGCTTCAGGAGACGGGCTGATGGCAGCCTGAATCTGGCCGATACATTGGAAGCGGCAAAGGTGAAGGAGGCCAACAAGGGAAAGCCGTACACGAGACCTCTGTCCCCGGAGATAGTGCTGAACAAGGCCAAGaaaagcttaaagggatagttcacccaaaaatgaaaattctgtcagtaattactcaccctcatgttgatacaaccatgtaagtctttctttcatcttcggatcacaaattaatatttttgtgattaaatatgagcggtggaatactcctccattggctttaagggggcccaaacttgtccgtccagaaagtcagtgaagaaaatgtttaaatagtccatgccactacagtggctcaaccgtacgtttctcaagcgacgataatacttttcgtgcgaaaaaaacaaacaaaagatcgactttattcaactattcattttctctcttgtaGGCCTCTGACGTTAGTTCACGAGAGCTCCATGACGCATGCGCGAGAACTAAACTGACGACGGTCTTCTTCCACTACTACTTGTTACTGGCTGCTCACTCCTTAGGAGTAttaccgccacctagtgttcaagATGAAGTGCTGGCATAGCCGGAAGCGCTAAACCACGGAGATCTAGCGAACTGAAAGCACCTGCTAGGTTTCTTTGAAATCCAGTTTGGTGTATTTCGTGGGCAAACATTCAGGTGGGTGGCTGAAAATGCTCTGGGGTATGCTGCTTACCTGGTGGCAGCTATGAAGAGGGACCCCACAGGAGGCAGCAAAGACTCCCAAGAACATGCCCACAACAAGGGGAGTTTTAGGGAGTATATTGAGCTATTTCCTTCTGGCAGAATTGCCATTGCCTTGAAGGAAGAGCAATATGCTGAGAAAGCTCCCCACCACGCTGCCGCCACCCAGCTCACTCCTCCCACCCAGCACGCTGCCGCCACCCAGCTCACTCCTCCCACCCAGCACGCTGCCGCCACCCAGCTCACTCCTGCCACCCAGATCACTCCCACGACCCAGCACACCGCCACCACCCATACTTCCACCACCTCTCTCCGCTCCCTCTTGGTTACCAGGTTGCCTAACCAGAAAAGTCTGACCAAGACTGTAGAAAGGCTGGTTTCCCCCCACAAAGCCACACCTTGTAAgcaaacatttatttgtataacacgtttttggtttgtttaggATTTATTGTTGTTCAGTAGTCATGTTTATCTCTTTGtcctgtgttttgttttatagctTTGGCCCAAGCACGTGCGAAGCCCTCAGCCACCCTCACCCGACCGACTGCTTCCATTGAGGGAGCCACAGGGCCCTCAGCCACCCTCACCCGACCGACTGCTTCCATTGAGGGAGCCACAGGGCCCTCAGCCACCCTCACCCGACCGACTGCTTCCATTGAGGGAGCCACAGGGCCCTCAGCCACCCTCACCCGACCGACTGCTTCCATTGAGGGAGCCACAGGGCCCTCAGCCACCCTCACCCGACCGACTGCTTCCATTGAGGGAGCCACAGGGCCCTCAGCCACCCTCACCCTCCCCACTGAGATAGATGACAGCACACTGCTGGCAGAGGCAACTGTGTTTGAGGAGACATATGTGGCATGTATGTTTATACTTAATTTaaacatacaacaaaatattttccTTTCCAGGGATAATAAAGTGAAGCAATGTGAatttatatatgtttatttatgtgtttatttctgtttttgttttgttttttccagcACGACGAGTCTGTCTTCCAGCTGGATGGATACACACCCTGCCTGAAATGGATCAGAGGTGGATATCCAAAGCCCTGTTCAGGTGGACAGCACAGGGGCATCCTGAGCTGATCTTTAGCAGGGTGGACAAACTTTGGTGGTATCCTCCACAGGTGCCACTGAAGACCAGTAATTCTCCTTTCTTGGAGAATTACTTTGGCCATCCCTTGCTGCTCTGGATGCCATGAAAACTGTGGCAATTGAAGCTGACCTGTCCCCATCCAGACTGTCAGAAAGACCTTCTGACCTCAGCTGGCTTGCATCAAAAGATCAGGCAGGTGGTTGCCTTGGGTAAGATGTACTTTGTGGCATCTGAGTACCTGGCCTGCCGAAGATGTAAGAGGAAGGTCATCAGCTGGAGCCATGGTATAGTCTCCCAACTCGACATTGGCCACAGGGTGCAGTTCCCTTGCATTCTTACATCAAAACTTGCATGTGACCTGGAGGTAGTAAGTTTGATGCGTCAACGAGGGCTGGGAAACAGCAGCAGCCAGATCTAGCGCAAGCTGCAGGAACGTATCTAACAGATTGCATGGGGATTGCCAGTGCTGTCACGTCGAGCCTGATCCTGCCTGTGACATTTGAACCTGCTCCTTCAATGCCTTCTATCCCTAAGCACCGGTGGCTGATGCAGGTGTATGCCCAGGAT is a window of Megalobrama amblycephala isolate DHTTF-2021 linkage group LG6, ASM1881202v1, whole genome shotgun sequence DNA encoding:
- the LOC125269590 gene encoding mucin-5B-like translates to MKRDPTGGSKDSQEHAHNKGSFREYIELFPSGRIAIALKEEQYAEKAPHHAAATQLTPPTQHAAATQLTPPTQHAAATQLTPATQITPTTQHTATTHTSTTSLRSLLVTRLPNQKSLTKTVERLVSPHKATPSLAQARAKPSATLTRPTASIEGATGPSATLTRPTASIEGATGPSATLTRPTASIEGATGPSATLTRPTASIEGATGPSATLTRPTASIEGATGPSATLTLPTEIDDSTLLAEATVFEETYVASRRVCLPAGWIHTLPEMDQRWISKALFRWTAQGHPELIFSRVDKLWWYPPQVPLKTSNSPFLENYFGHPLLLWMP